The following is a genomic window from Opitutus sp. GAS368.
CCATGCCGCCGGTGGCGATGAGCCGGTGCCGGACGTCGCCCTCCTGTAGAAACCGGGCGCCGAGATAGGCGCCCATGAGGATGCTGATTTCCCGCACCGGGGCGACATAGCTGAGCGGGGAGAGCGTCAAGGCCGTGAGGACAAGGATATAGCCGGCCGGTCCGAGCACCGCGACGGTCAGGCACTCGCGCCAGTTTTTGCGCCAGACTTCGCGGCATTCCGGCCAGCGGCGCAGGGCGAGCGGAGCGAAGAGCCCGGAACGGGCGACATTGCCGCCCCAGTCGATCAGGAGCGGCGATATCGCCGCGAAGACCACCGCGCGCTGGTCGGCGAAGGTGTAAGCGGCAATGAACACCCCGCAAGTGACGCCGTTGAAGATCGCCACCCCGTGCGGATGGCTGCGCCAGAGCGCGGCGCCGCCCGTGAGGTAAAAGATGCTGCCAACAATCAGCGCGATGCCGCCCAGGGCGAGAAGGGAGGGGCGCTCGCCGAGGAAGATGATGGCGGCGAGGGCGGAGAGCAGCGGCCCGGTGCCGCGCGCCAGCGGGTAGACGAGCGAAAAATCCCCGGTGCGATACGCCCGTTGCAGGTAGATCGAGTAGCCGGAGTGCAACACGCCGCTCAGGATCATGAAACCCACGCCCGCCGCGGTGATAACCGCCGGGTGCAGCCAAAAATAAACCGCGACCACCGGCGTCCACAGCGCAAACGACAGCAGGCCGACGATCCAGATGAAGGGCAATCCGCTGGCGGCGCGCTTCGAGGCCAGGTTCCACGTCGCGTGCATGATGGCGGCGATGAGGACGAGACCGAGCGCGAGGGCGGACATGACAGTGCACCACGAAGGCAGGATGCACAGGGGGAACAATAAAAAACCGGGTTGCGGGCCGGCACGGTCGCGGCCTTCGTGGCGGGGTGTTTGATTTCACTGAGATTCGCCGCGAGCTGCGCCCGACGCTGACGCTGGCCTTTCCGATCGTCGTCGGGCAGGTCAGCCAGATGTTGATCGGGCTCACCGACAGCGCGTTCATCGGCCGGGTGGGCAAGGTGGAGCTGGCGGCGGCGGCGTTCACGCACGGCATATTCAACATTTTCTACATCGTCGGCCTCGGGCTGCTGCTCGGCACCGGCGTGTTTGCGGCGCGGGACCACGGCGCGGGCGACGATGCCGGCTGCGCCGCCTGGCTCCGTCACGGCCGGGCGCTGGCGCTCGTCGTGGGCGTGCTTGGTTTTGGCTGCATGCTGGTGTTGTCCACGCAGCTCCATCGCTTCGGCCAGCCGGCGGAGGTGGTGGCGGTCGTGCGGCCGTTCTACCTGCTGATCGCGGGCTCGATCGTGTTTGCGCTGTTCTTCCAGGTGCAACGCCAGTTCGCCGAGTCCCTCGGCCGGCCGTGGGTGCCGATGGGCATCATGCTCGCGGACATCGCGCTGAACGCGTTTTTCAACTGGGTGTTCGTGTTCGGCCACCTGGGCTTTCCGGCGCTGGGCCTGGTCGGTTCCGGGTGGGCGACGCTCCTGGCTCGCTTTACCGCGGTGGCGGCCATCGCGGTGTGGCTGCGGAGTTCAGCGACATTCGCTTGCGTGCGGTCTGAACCGTGGGCGGGCTGGGAGCGCGGGCGTTTCGGGGCGCTGCTGAGGCTGGGTGTGCCGGCGGCGGGCATGCTGCTGTTCGAGGGCGGAGCGTTTGCCGCGTCCGCGCTGATGATGGGCTGGCTCGGCACGGTGCCGCTGGCCGCGCACCAGATCGCCATCGGCTGCGCGTCGCTGGCCTTCATGTTCCCGCTCGGGCTGTCGCTGGCCGTGAGCATGCGCATCAGCCGGGCGAGCGGCGAGGGCCGGACCGGGGCGCTGCGGTCCATCGGCTTCGGCGCGCTGGCGACCGGCCTGGTGATCATGCTGGGCTTCGCGTTGGCGTTTGCGCTGGCGGGCCGCGCCATCACGGCGGCGTTCACGCCGGCGGCGGACGTGGCGTCACTGGCGGCGGAGCTGCTCGTGGTGGCGGCGTTCTTCCAGCTGTTCGACGGCGGGCAGGTGATCAGCGTCGGGGCCCTGCGCGGCCTGCACGACGTGCGCGTGCCGACCGTCATCACCTTCATTGCCTACTGGGTCATCTCGCTGCCGCTCGGCTACTGGCTGGCGTTCCACACCTCACTTGGCGCGGTTGGTTTGTGGACCGGACTGGCCGCGGGATTGGGGTCCGCCGCGTTGCTGCTCGGCTGGCGCTTCCATCGGCTGACCAAGTCATAGTTATCGCCGACTGGTTCGTTTTCTCCGAGTTGCCGCGATAAACTTCTTCAAGTCGTCGATGCGATGAGCCCAGAAAATAACCAGTGGTGTTTCTTGCGCGCTAACAACTCCAGCGGGATTGAAAACTCCGCGAATGGCTGCAGCAGAAATGACATCACGTCCAAAGGTGGCCCAGGCTTTGGCTTTCTGCACAGCCTCCATGTTCAGGCGCTTCCGGCTATTGATGGCCGAATTCGAACCCTTCGCCTCGATCACCAGCAAGCGACTATCCCATAGTCCGATAACAAAATCGGCGTTGTTTTCACCCAACGTGCAGCCGGTCATGTATTCGCCGGGTTTTGGCACATCTGCTCCAAGAAGACTTTGGATGCCTTTTTGTGGAGCGGCACGTTTCTTATAGCCCAGTCCGATCAGGACGCCCTCTACCAGGCCCTCGACGATCTGGCGCTCGTCAGAGCGTCTTTTTGTTTGCACTTCTTGAGATGACGCCAGGACTGTTGAGGCAAGAATTGCTGCGCTACGTTCCTGCTTGGTTGGCTCCCGTCGAGCGGCAATCCAAGGGAAGCGTTTGGGGTCAAGAATTGCGCAGAGGACATCTTTTACTGCAGTCGCGAATTCTGCGTCGGAAAGAATGCGAGTGGCGTTTAGGGAATCCCCGCTAAGGGTTTCCAAGTCATCTTCTGAAACAGGAGGCGCTCCAACATACCGCAAGGCAGTCAGCAGATCCCGGTTGCGCATGACTTCTGCCAGTGCGCTTTGATTAACCGGAGTCTCAAGAATGGTGGCCAATCCACCAACAATCTGACGATTCGCTTTTTCGAGACGCAAAAAAGCTTCAAGGTATTTTTGCAGCGGCTCACCCATGCGGCGCTGGCGAAAATCATCCCGCGAGATTGCCGCCTCCTGTGTGATCTGCGTGGGAGTCCACCGACGTGCTAGGTCAGGCCACATGAACAAAGTGCTCTAGCGGTGGGATCGGAATGCGCATAGCCTCGCCAGGTTCAAATTTAATCAGGCCCCCAGCATAAGCACGGCCGGAAGAAAGCAATACGTGTTCGTTCAACCAACCAACAAGGGCATCAAGGGTTGGATCATCGATGGGGGTTCTGGGGTAAAGCCCATGTGCGATATTGAGTAACCGTGCGTCAGCAAGGTTACGGGCAAAAACAGGCGGGCGGCGGCCCATATAGGTCATAATGATGGAAGGCGGCGCCTTTAGTTTCACTCGCCACCAAGGTCTGCGATGCTGGGCGATATAAGAAGCGGTGCCCCCGTGAGTTTCAGCCCAGGCGATAAAGGCTTCAACCACGCGGCGGTCTCGCGCGGGAAGGGCACCTAAGTCAGCAGGCAGATCGATGACGCGCTGCAGATTAGTAGGGTCGCACAGCGGGCCGCCACCGAGCCGGATAATTTCTTTGGCGTGAGTGACCGCAGGAAAAAGACAGGAAGCAGGCAACGGTGGGGTCGCCTCATTGGCGATCCAGAGATGATTGGCGCCGGTCACCTGACCGCGATGGATCAGAAAATAGTCACCAAGCGTTGCGGTCGCTTCGGTTGCTGTTTGGCGCAGCGGCCGTGCAAAACTGGACCAAGCACGGGCCTCTTGGAGCTCTTGCGTGGGCACCCAATGGGTGAGCCGACGTGGCTGCCCATTTGACTCCGTGAAACCCATGCCATGATGGGTCTGGCCGACCTGAAAGGTGGTGATGGCGGAAGTTGTAAGGGCATCAGCAAAAAGCTGATGTGCCGCTGGAAAGAGATGGACCGTGTGTCCACCCAAACCATTAAGCAGTAGCTTTCGCAGGTCCTTACCGTAATTCACATCAAGCCATTCTGCAGAGGTAATAAAACACCCCGCATCGCCGGGTTGGCCAAGTTGGCGGGCTTTTAGAAAAAAATGCAGGTGCAAACCAGCGAGCTGGCTGCCGGTAATATGATGCCGGGCGAGTTCATCCTGATACCATCGTTTCCAATGGGGCTCGATATCGTGATGCCGCACATAGGGAGGATTGCCAATGAAGAGGGTTGGCGTAGAGCGCCGAGGTAACTTCAACGCGCGGAAATCTCCCAAGACTACCTTCATGCGCGAGTCCAGGCCGGCGACTCGTGCGGTGGCTCGGATGATAAGCGCGAGAAGGGGATTGATCTCGCACGCCAGCACGTGGGCTTTGCGATAATGCCGCAAAGCAGCGATAGTGAAGCGACCGCTGCCAGCGCCACAGTCAACGACAAGGCCCGGGTCTCGCACCAAGCGCGCGGCCAAATCGAACATCTGGCTGATGATTTTGGCTGGGGTAAAGGTCGTTCCTGTGCTTCGGCGTTCTTCGGGGGAGAATATTCTGGCGTAAGCTTCGCCCAAAGGATCCCCGCCTAGTCGAATTTGCCTTCGGATGTCCGCTAGAAAGGAAGCGCGGACTTTTGGCAAATCAGATGGTAGCTCACGCTTCTCCGCTTTCGTAAGAGATGGACACCTGTGGACGAGATCCGCCAAGACCGCGCGTAGACTAGCCTCAAGGGCGAGGTCATTGACAGGCAAGTTAGCGGAGGGGCTGGTCACAAGGCTCATTCAAGAGATGCTACGCGGCGTAGCAAACCTGAGTTTCGGAAAGGGAGAGATTTTACTCGATCTAAGCACTTCCCATCACAAACAAAGCTGGACTTCAGTCCAGAGCCTCGCTGAGGGCGGCGATGATAGCATCGACGGGTTCGGTGCCGACGGAGAGGCGGAGCAGGTCGGGGGACAGGCCGTGGGCGGCGAGCTCGGCGCGGCCGGCTTCGCTCGTGACGAGATCGTAGTGCGCCAGATAGATGAACGGGGAGATCAACGTGGTCGTCATGCCGAAGCTTGGACCTTTGGGCAGGCGCACGGCGTCGTAGAACTTCGCGAGCGGCCCCTTGAGCGTGAACGAGATCATGCTGCCGGCCGATTCCGGGGTGCGGGCGATCTTGAGGTAGCTGGCCCTGGTGGCGGGTTGCAGCGCCCACCAGACTTTCTCGACGGCCGGATGTGATTCGAGAAATGCGGCGACCTGGCGGGTGCTGGCATTGATGCGGGCGACGACCCCGGACGTGGCATCGATTTGCGCCGCGAGCCGGGCGAGGTCGCGCGCGTGCACGGGTTCGAGCTGGGCGCCGACAAGTCCGCGGAGTTCGGC
Proteins encoded in this region:
- a CDS encoding MATE family efflux transporter, whose translation is MFDFTEIRRELRPTLTLAFPIVVGQVSQMLIGLTDSAFIGRVGKVELAAAAFTHGIFNIFYIVGLGLLLGTGVFAARDHGAGDDAGCAAWLRHGRALALVVGVLGFGCMLVLSTQLHRFGQPAEVVAVVRPFYLLIAGSIVFALFFQVQRQFAESLGRPWVPMGIMLADIALNAFFNWVFVFGHLGFPALGLVGSGWATLLARFTAVAAIAVWLRSSATFACVRSEPWAGWERGRFGALLRLGVPAAGMLLFEGGAFAASALMMGWLGTVPLAAHQIAIGCASLAFMFPLGLSLAVSMRISRASGEGRTGALRSIGFGALATGLVIMLGFALAFALAGRAITAAFTPAADVASLAAELLVVAAFFQLFDGGQVISVGALRGLHDVRVPTVITFIAYWVISLPLGYWLAFHTSLGAVGLWTGLAAGLGSAALLLGWRFHRLTKS
- a CDS encoding XamI family restriction endonuclease gives rise to the protein MGEPLQKYLEAFLRLEKANRQIVGGLATILETPVNQSALAEVMRNRDLLTALRYVGAPPVSEDDLETLSGDSLNATRILSDAEFATAVKDVLCAILDPKRFPWIAARREPTKQERSAAILASTVLASSQEVQTKRRSDERQIVEGLVEGVLIGLGYKKRAAPQKGIQSLLGADVPKPGEYMTGCTLGENNADFVIGLWDSRLLVIEAKGSNSAINSRKRLNMEAVQKAKAWATFGRDVISAAAIRGVFNPAGVVSAQETPLVIFWAHRIDDLKKFIAATRRKRTSRR
- a CDS encoding methyltransferase domain-containing protein, whose product is MGEAYARIFSPEERRSTGTTFTPAKIISQMFDLAARLVRDPGLVVDCGAGSGRFTIAALRHYRKAHVLACEINPLLALIIRATARVAGLDSRMKVVLGDFRALKLPRRSTPTLFIGNPPYVRHHDIEPHWKRWYQDELARHHITGSQLAGLHLHFFLKARQLGQPGDAGCFITSAEWLDVNYGKDLRKLLLNGLGGHTVHLFPAAHQLFADALTTSAITTFQVGQTHHGMGFTESNGQPRRLTHWVPTQELQEARAWSSFARPLRQTATEATATLGDYFLIHRGQVTGANHLWIANEATPPLPASCLFPAVTHAKEIIRLGGGPLCDPTNLQRVIDLPADLGALPARDRRVVEAFIAWAETHGGTASYIAQHRRPWWRVKLKAPPSIIMTYMGRRPPVFARNLADARLLNIAHGLYPRTPIDDPTLDALVGWLNEHVLLSSGRAYAGGLIKFEPGEAMRIPIPPLEHFVHVA